The Cyanobacteria bacterium QS_8_64_29 genome contains a region encoding:
- a CDS encoding methyltransferase type 11, with amino-acid sequence MPGAQGTLWDRFLAPVVRSLIDEEALRRFYESVDWEAESARLGNPNLSYPDYYRSANFHGIEGGYCNPQAAVTYDAITQYAVPPNEQWVRQEAIDTLAGQPQRILDLGCGTGSMALMLQRQFPQAEVMGLDLSPYMLVVAEHKAHQANASVRWYHGKAEATGLPNGSLDLVTAALLFHETPPAIACTILQEGLRLLRPGGEFLVLDGHQAHLQQADWVMDVFEEPYIRDYAAGDCEAWMAAAGFEAVGTHEIWWIHQATRGVKPLPARQARPHPGTATAPEWPDASAPA; translated from the coding sequence ATGCCCGGCGCTCAAGGCACGCTCTGGGACCGCTTTTTGGCCCCGGTGGTCCGCTCGCTCATCGACGAAGAGGCCCTGCGGCGGTTCTACGAAAGCGTTGATTGGGAGGCCGAGAGTGCGCGCTTGGGCAACCCCAACCTGAGCTATCCGGACTATTACCGCAGCGCCAACTTTCACGGCATTGAGGGGGGCTACTGCAACCCCCAAGCCGCCGTCACCTACGATGCCATTACCCAGTACGCCGTCCCGCCCAACGAGCAATGGGTGCGGCAGGAAGCGATCGACACCCTTGCCGGGCAACCGCAGCGCATTCTGGATTTGGGCTGCGGCACAGGGTCAATGGCGCTGATGCTGCAACGCCAGTTCCCCCAAGCTGAGGTCATGGGACTGGACCTGTCACCCTACATGCTGGTGGTGGCCGAGCACAAAGCGCACCAAGCCAACGCGAGCGTGCGCTGGTACCACGGCAAGGCTGAGGCCACGGGCTTGCCCAATGGCAGCCTCGATTTGGTAACAGCGGCCCTGCTGTTCCACGAGACGCCCCCCGCCATTGCCTGCACCATCTTGCAAGAAGGGCTGCGCCTGCTGCGGCCCGGCGGCGAGTTCCTGGTCCTTGACGGCCACCAAGCGCACTTGCAGCAGGCCGATTGGGTGATGGATGTTTTTGAGGAGCCCTACATCCGGGACTACGCGGCGGGCGATTGCGAGGCCTGGATGGCGGCTGCCGGCTTTGAAGCGGTCGGCACCCACGAGATTTGGTGGATCCACCAAGCAACCCGTGGGGTCAAACCGCTACCGGCTCGCCAAGCGCGCCCGCACCCAGGTACAGCAACGGCTCCCGAGTGGCCCGATGCGTCCGCACCGGCATGA
- a CDS encoding cell-cell signaling protein translates to MVCSESWLSCWNSHCCSSGSVAKFGLGFVRQLLQRDPEACIHATYHRVEAAAELFALAETHGPRLRCLPMDVTDEAQIAAAVRQLQSVTDRLHLTVNCIGILHAGELQPEKGLRQLDADKLLRYFQINSLSGALLAKYLLPLLRHDRRNVFASLSAKIGSIGDNQLGGWYGYRASKAALNMLLRTAAIEFGRKSPQTIVVALHPGTTDTPLSQPFQRHVPAEQLFPVERTVRQLLGIIDGLGPEDSGQFFHWDGTRLPW, encoded by the coding sequence ATGGTCTGCTCCGAGAGCTGGTTGAGCTGCTGGAACAGCCACTGCTGCAGCTCTGGCAGCGTCGCGAAGTTCGGACTGGGCTTCGTGCGCCAGCTCCTACAGCGCGATCCCGAGGCTTGCATCCACGCTACCTACCACCGTGTCGAAGCGGCAGCCGAGTTGTTTGCCTTGGCCGAAACCCACGGGCCACGGCTGCGCTGCCTGCCCATGGATGTTACCGACGAGGCCCAAATCGCGGCGGCGGTCCGCCAGCTGCAGTCGGTTACCGATCGCCTCCATTTGACTGTCAACTGCATTGGCATCCTGCACGCGGGCGAGCTGCAACCAGAAAAGGGGCTGCGGCAGCTCGATGCGGACAAGCTCCTGCGCTACTTCCAGATCAACAGCCTCAGCGGGGCCCTGCTGGCCAAGTACCTGCTGCCGCTGCTGCGCCACGACCGGCGCAACGTCTTTGCCAGCCTCTCGGCCAAGATTGGCAGTATTGGCGACAACCAGCTCGGGGGCTGGTACGGCTACCGCGCCTCCAAAGCCGCGCTCAACATGCTGCTGCGCACGGCAGCCATTGAGTTCGGGCGCAAGAGCCCGCAAACCATCGTCGTGGCGCTGCACCCCGGCACCACCGATACGCCGCTCTCCCAGCCGTTTCAGCGCCACGTGCCGGCCGAACAGTTGTTCCCAGTGGAGCGAACGGTGCGGCAGCTGCTGGGCATTATTGATGGGCTAGGCCCCGAGGATAGCGGGCAGTTCTTTCACTGGGATGGCACTCGCTTGCCCTGGTAG